One window of Streptomyces sp. FIT100 genomic DNA carries:
- the xerC gene encoding tyrosine recombinase XerC, which translates to MASRKRNPNGAGSIWQRKDGRFEARVYVPQPDGTRKRKTVYGSTWEECDEKRQELVRRDRQGIPTPSRSAKLSEWLPYWLEQYVRPNRKRTTYAKYEMHVRLYLVPLLGSRRLESLTTANVRQMLSKVTSQASAATAKEAHRVLRTAVTAACRDELISRNVVQLVPAPRVEPRELRPWSLDETLTFLEAARTDPLYTAFVLAVVLGLRRGEVLGVQWKDVDLDRRTLTVRTTLNRGGKELYLDTTKNRRARVIPIPLMCVAPLRWQRLRQAGGRAAAGAEWQESDHVFTTRSGRPIEPRNLYRSFQRISESAGLPRVRLHDTRHGCASLLFAAGVAPRTVMEILGHSQIAVTMNVYTHVSDNHRREAMGHMDRLLKRRR; encoded by the coding sequence ATGGCCTCCCGCAAGAGAAACCCCAACGGCGCTGGCAGCATCTGGCAGCGCAAGGACGGGCGCTTCGAGGCACGCGTCTACGTCCCGCAGCCCGACGGCACCCGCAAGCGCAAGACCGTGTACGGGAGCACGTGGGAAGAGTGCGATGAGAAGCGGCAAGAGCTGGTACGCCGCGACCGCCAGGGCATCCCGACTCCGTCCCGGTCCGCAAAGCTCTCCGAGTGGCTGCCGTACTGGCTGGAGCAGTACGTCCGGCCGAACCGAAAGCGCACCACGTACGCGAAGTACGAGATGCATGTGCGGCTCTACCTCGTGCCCCTGCTTGGCAGTCGACGGTTGGAGTCGCTCACCACGGCGAACGTCCGGCAGATGCTTTCGAAGGTCACCTCACAGGCGTCGGCCGCGACTGCGAAAGAGGCACACCGAGTGCTGCGCACGGCGGTCACGGCTGCCTGCCGCGACGAGCTGATCAGTCGCAACGTCGTCCAGTTGGTCCCAGCACCCCGAGTCGAGCCGCGTGAACTGCGCCCCTGGTCACTGGACGAAACTCTGACGTTCCTGGAAGCCGCACGGACTGACCCCCTCTACACCGCGTTCGTTCTGGCGGTCGTCCTCGGGCTGCGGCGGGGCGAAGTCCTCGGGGTGCAGTGGAAGGACGTCGATCTTGACCGGCGCACCCTCACCGTCCGGACCACGCTGAACCGTGGCGGCAAGGAGTTGTACCTCGACACGACGAAGAACCGGCGCGCGCGGGTGATCCCGATTCCGCTGATGTGTGTGGCGCCGCTCCGGTGGCAGCGTTTACGGCAGGCCGGCGGCCGCGCGGCGGCCGGAGCGGAGTGGCAGGAGAGTGACCACGTCTTCACGACCCGCAGCGGACGACCGATCGAGCCGCGGAACCTCTACCGGTCGTTCCAGCGAATCTCCGAGTCCGCGGGACTGCCCAGGGTGCGGCTGCACGACACCCGCCATGGATGCGCATCCCTGCTCTTCGCGGCCGGTGTCGCGCCGCGCACGGTGATGGAGATTCTGGGTCACTCGCAGATCGCAGTGACGATGAACGTCTACACGCACGTAAGCGACAACCATCGGCGGGAGGCCATGGGTCATATGGACCGCCTGCTCAAACGGCGCCGCTGA
- a CDS encoding bifunctional DNA primase/polymerase gives MTHPTDIRGEHLHTALSLAASGVPVLPLRAGKVPFGNCRRCADNACGGRPNMKTPGPCACPGPCHAWAAATTDPHVITSGPWRRAWLRAGAVAYHPGGAGLTVVDLDNVDAIAWARENLPATQTVPTTRGEHWLYLGPMQSANRVRPGVDIKSTMAYTRWLGFGSGTMAHLPDAVRALLVQKPTAPRSAPQPLTVPTLSGGGECRHRAPAYLERGIAMAEQRITEATSGVHNAVYGTFLAVLSTHGRCGCLTDAHIARLFTAAQAKGESARHCTDAWNNARTKLGL, from the coding sequence ATGACCCACCCGACCGACATTCGGGGAGAGCACCTGCATACCGCTCTCTCCCTGGCCGCCTCCGGCGTGCCCGTGCTGCCGTTACGAGCCGGGAAGGTGCCGTTCGGCAACTGCCGTCGCTGCGCCGACAACGCGTGCGGCGGCCGCCCGAACATGAAGACCCCCGGGCCGTGCGCCTGCCCCGGGCCCTGCCACGCATGGGCCGCCGCCACCACCGACCCTCACGTCATCACCTCCGGCCCCTGGCGCCGCGCGTGGTTGCGCGCGGGCGCGGTCGCTTACCACCCGGGCGGGGCGGGGCTGACGGTCGTGGATCTCGACAACGTCGACGCGATCGCGTGGGCCCGCGAGAATCTGCCTGCCACGCAGACCGTGCCCACCACACGCGGCGAGCACTGGCTCTACCTCGGTCCCATGCAGTCCGCGAACAGGGTCCGGCCCGGCGTGGACATCAAGTCCACCATGGCTTACACCCGCTGGCTCGGATTCGGCTCCGGCACCATGGCCCACCTGCCGGACGCCGTACGCGCCCTCCTTGTCCAGAAGCCCACAGCACCTCGGTCCGCGCCGCAGCCCCTCACCGTGCCCACACTGTCCGGGGGCGGGGAGTGCCGCCACCGCGCACCCGCCTACCTGGAACGCGGCATCGCCATGGCCGAGCAGCGCATCACCGAGGCCACCAGCGGCGTGCACAACGCGGTCTACGGCACGTTCCTGGCCGTGCTCTCCACGCACGGCCGGTGCGGCTGCCTCACCGACGCCCACATCGCGCGCCTGTTCACCGCCGCTCAGGCGAAGGGCGAGAGCGCCCGGCACTGCACCGACGCCTGGAACAACGCCCGCACCAAGTTGGGACTCTGA
- a CDS encoding nucleotidyltransferase family protein, with protein sequence MPMYPTQAVVLAGGQGSRLRPYTDDRPKPMVEIPGTGTPIIGHQLSWLADEGVTDAVVSCGHLAEVLREWLDGADLPLRVTTVVEAEPLGRGGGLKYAAKSLPHPDEPWYATNGDIWTRFSLREMAAFHAERDATATLALARPRIPWGAVETDEFGHVLDFIESPPSPYLINAGVYVFSAAFTELLPDRGDHERTTFPRLARERALAGFPLPQGAYWRAIDTAKDLTEAAKELAAHTR encoded by the coding sequence ATGCCTATGTATCCGACACAGGCCGTCGTCCTGGCGGGCGGCCAGGGCTCGCGGCTGCGCCCGTACACCGACGACCGCCCCAAGCCGATGGTCGAGATCCCCGGAACGGGGACTCCGATCATCGGCCATCAGCTTTCGTGGCTGGCCGACGAGGGCGTGACCGACGCCGTCGTCTCCTGCGGGCACCTCGCGGAGGTCCTGCGGGAGTGGCTGGACGGCGCCGATCTGCCGCTGCGCGTGACGACCGTCGTCGAGGCGGAGCCGCTTGGCCGCGGCGGCGGCCTCAAGTACGCCGCCAAGAGCCTGCCGCACCCGGACGAGCCCTGGTACGCGACCAACGGCGACATCTGGACGCGCTTCTCGCTGCGCGAGATGGCGGCCTTCCACGCGGAACGGGACGCCACCGCGACGCTCGCCCTGGCCCGTCCGCGCATTCCGTGGGGCGCCGTGGAGACGGACGAGTTCGGCCACGTTCTGGACTTCATCGAGTCTCCGCCGTCGCCGTATCTCATCAACGCTGGTGTGTACGTCTTCTCCGCGGCCTTCACGGAACTGCTGCCGGACCGGGGCGACCATGAGCGGACGACGTTCCCGCGGCTGGCGCGTGAGCGGGCGCTGGCGGGGTTCCCGCTGCCGCAGGGAGCGTACTGGCGGGCCATCGACACCGCGAAGGATCTGACGGAGGCTGCCAAGGAGCTTGCGGCGCACACCCGTTGA
- a CDS encoding virulence-associated E family protein gives MEDDEKNPARKVIADYAQERFRYFRTADGTVYAQRKGHPVARPIRSQGTTGSHRQELMVGLFRDGLGVFNGTAMKEALDLIEALALTEQVQPIHIRVAPGFDGATWLDLGRTDGQSIRIHPTGWDITIPDPQEVCWRRTQLTGELPLPAKDTNGKGIDLLFRLCNFATAETECLAMAWLIGCLEPSVPVPAPFLTGPQGAGKSTGGRMLIRIIEGMSSDLRRAPKDEDNLIAAVAAGWVTALDNLSHMTPDLSDAMCCIVTGAESVKRALFTDGDVFRARYRRPLLLTGIDVGVIRPDLAERLLPLRLERPKVRRTEAELWAEYAEVLPVVLGSLLDLTVKVRAATAETPTDLRMADFAHLCAQLDAATGLGALAAYRAGLDDLNDDVIEGDLLAQTVLQYAAGMQAGAQERMTSAEWLHRLTVLYSGEDCRPLPKGWPTTGKVLSDRLKRLQPTLAARGLNVDWGRTSEARYIELTDPAPASAPKPQQEAAF, from the coding sequence ATGGAAGACGACGAGAAGAACCCTGCCCGGAAGGTCATCGCCGACTACGCGCAAGAGCGCTTCCGCTACTTCCGCACCGCGGACGGAACCGTCTACGCCCAGCGCAAAGGCCACCCCGTAGCCCGCCCCATCCGCTCCCAGGGCACCACCGGAAGCCACCGCCAGGAACTCATGGTCGGCCTGTTCCGCGACGGACTCGGCGTGTTCAACGGCACCGCGATGAAGGAGGCACTCGACTTGATCGAAGCACTCGCACTCACCGAGCAGGTCCAACCCATCCACATCCGCGTCGCCCCCGGCTTCGACGGAGCGACCTGGCTCGACCTGGGCCGCACCGACGGACAGTCCATCCGCATCCACCCCACCGGCTGGGACATCACCATCCCCGACCCGCAAGAAGTGTGCTGGCGACGCACCCAGCTCACCGGGGAACTCCCCCTGCCCGCCAAAGACACCAACGGCAAAGGCATCGACCTGCTGTTCAGGCTCTGCAACTTCGCCACCGCCGAGACCGAATGCCTGGCCATGGCCTGGCTCATCGGCTGCCTGGAACCCTCCGTGCCCGTCCCCGCCCCCTTCCTCACCGGCCCGCAAGGGGCCGGAAAGTCCACCGGCGGGCGGATGCTCATCCGGATCATCGAAGGCATGAGCAGCGACCTGCGCCGCGCCCCGAAAGACGAGGACAACCTGATCGCCGCGGTCGCCGCCGGGTGGGTCACCGCCCTGGACAACCTCTCCCACATGACCCCGGACCTGTCCGACGCCATGTGCTGCATCGTCACTGGCGCCGAAAGCGTCAAACGCGCCCTGTTCACCGACGGAGACGTCTTCCGCGCCCGCTACCGCCGCCCCCTGCTCCTCACAGGAATCGACGTCGGCGTCATCCGCCCCGACCTCGCCGAACGACTCCTACCCCTCCGCCTGGAACGGCCGAAGGTGCGCCGCACCGAAGCCGAGCTGTGGGCCGAGTACGCCGAAGTCCTGCCCGTCGTCCTCGGCTCCCTGCTGGACCTGACCGTCAAAGTCCGTGCCGCCACCGCCGAGACGCCCACAGACCTGCGCATGGCGGACTTCGCCCACCTGTGCGCGCAACTCGACGCAGCAACCGGTCTCGGCGCGCTGGCCGCCTACCGGGCCGGGCTCGACGACCTCAACGACGACGTGATCGAGGGCGACCTGCTCGCGCAGACCGTGCTGCAGTACGCGGCCGGCATGCAGGCCGGGGCACAGGAGCGGATGACGTCCGCGGAATGGCTGCACCGACTCACTGTCCTCTACAGCGGCGAGGACTGCCGTCCCCTGCCCAAGGGGTGGCCGACCACCGGCAAAGTGCTCTCCGACCGGCTCAAGCGCCTCCAACCCACCCTCGCCGCCCGCGGCCTGAACGTCGACTGGGGACGCACCAGCGAAGCCCGCTACATCGAACTGACCGACCCCGCCCCGGCATCGGCGCCCAAGCCGCAGCAGGAAGCCGCGTTCTGA
- a CDS encoding helix-turn-helix domain-containing protein codes for MLTVVANDPQAFTVPEVMTALRLSRSKVYDLIRSKQLPSYTSGRARRIPVDAVRHYMQDRLEENAA; via the coding sequence GTGCTGACCGTCGTCGCGAACGACCCCCAAGCCTTCACCGTCCCGGAGGTCATGACCGCTCTGAGGCTCAGCCGCAGCAAGGTCTACGACCTGATCCGCTCCAAGCAGCTCCCGAGCTACACGTCCGGCCGCGCCCGCCGCATCCCGGTCGACGCCGTACGCCACTACATGCAAGACCGACTTGAGGAGAACGCAGCCTGA
- a CDS encoding ABC transporter ATP-binding protein yields the protein MATVTFDKATRIYPGTTKPAVDGLDIEIEDGEFLVLVGPSGCGKSTSLRMLAGLEDVNGGSIRIGDRDVTHLPPKDRDIAMVFQNYALYPHMTVAANMGFALKIAGVNKDTIRQKVEEAAKILDLTEYLDRKPKALSGGQRQRVAMGRAIVREPQVFLMDEPLSNLDAKLRVSTRTQIASLQRRLGITTVYVTHDQVEAMTMGDRVAVLKDGLLQQVDSPRNMYDRPANLFVAGFIGSPAMNLVEVPITDGGVKFGNSVVPVSREALSAAADKGDRTVTVGVRPEHFDVVEHNGAAAKALTKDSEDAPAGLAVTVNVVEELGADGYVYGTAEVGGEKKDLVVRVNGRSVPEKGAELHVVPRPGETHVFSTSTGERLSD from the coding sequence ATGGCCACTGTCACGTTCGACAAGGCGACCCGGATCTACCCGGGCACCACCAAGCCCGCCGTCGACGGGCTCGACATCGAGATCGAGGACGGGGAGTTCCTCGTTCTGGTCGGCCCCTCCGGCTGCGGCAAGTCGACCTCCCTGCGGATGCTCGCGGGTCTCGAGGACGTCAACGGCGGATCGATCCGCATCGGTGACCGCGATGTCACCCACCTCCCGCCGAAGGACCGGGACATCGCCATGGTGTTCCAGAACTACGCGCTCTACCCGCACATGACCGTGGCCGCGAACATGGGCTTCGCGCTCAAGATCGCCGGTGTCAACAAGGACACCATCCGGCAGAAGGTCGAGGAGGCGGCGAAGATCCTCGACCTGACCGAGTACCTGGACCGCAAGCCGAAGGCGCTCTCCGGCGGTCAGCGGCAGCGTGTGGCGATGGGCCGCGCCATCGTGCGTGAGCCGCAGGTGTTCCTCATGGACGAGCCGCTGTCGAACCTCGACGCGAAGCTCCGTGTCTCGACCCGTACGCAGATCGCCTCGCTCCAGCGCCGGCTCGGCATCACCACCGTGTACGTCACGCACGACCAGGTCGAGGCCATGACCATGGGCGACCGGGTCGCCGTGCTGAAGGACGGCCTGCTCCAGCAGGTCGACTCGCCGCGGAACATGTACGACCGTCCGGCGAACCTGTTCGTCGCCGGCTTCATCGGCTCCCCCGCCATGAACCTGGTCGAGGTGCCGATCACCGACGGCGGTGTGAAGTTCGGCAACAGCGTGGTGCCGGTGAGCCGCGAGGCGCTGTCCGCCGCCGCGGACAAGGGCGACCGGACCGTGACCGTCGGCGTCCGGCCCGAGCACTTCGACGTGGTCGAGCACAACGGCGCAGCCGCCAAGGCGCTGACGAAGGACAGCGAGGACGCCCCGGCCGGTCTGGCCGTGACCGTGAACGTCGTCGAGGAGCTCGGCGCGGACGGCTACGTGTACGGCACCGCCGAGGTCGGCGGCGAGAAGAAGGACCTGGTGGTCCGCGTGAACGGCCGTTCCGTGCCGGAGAAGGGCGCCGAGCTGCACGTCGTGCCGCGGCCGGGCGAGACGCACGTCTTCTCGACCTCGACGGGCGAGCGCCTCAGCGACTGA
- a CDS encoding DoxX family membrane protein: protein MSVDTRTPRPGFDEQSPLSMTKVNCDPAQVIVNHASFRVKLGPSQTTLTAHAMTDTVRIPAMSGAGAATRRRAPVVWSGRSAPGDPGATGLLQAVRGSGAVTRTGGRHAGGRHAGPHADGAFGEGFGDGLGEGGFADGFDGGATRVLPRIDDTVPTPTARHRAPLLPSMRQAEGAYDAYEPYGQEADEEPDFRPSSQSADTGNGVRHAYYPGRRMNLGVVLLPLRVFLGLISVYAGMGKLCDPVYFDGGERGSMVKWLTSLDPWTLAEPLRDFALQHPVGAGLTVAFLQVVVGVLTVLGLWQRVAAVVGVLLSAVLIMTVSWHTLPVYDAPDIIYLAAWSPLVIAGAPVYSLDGRLAGEAWRTLGPRSELWELRRRVLRRGGMLAAVVVGLTLLTGSILGGAVRSTELVTVPGPNVDPTNHLPGSPLPQESGERSPSREARQQSSEPSRSESSSPAAEQAEPSETVRETGRVGEAGSPSQSQGAGGGQSPEQSQPVPPPSGSSGPSTTGGAGTTGGGGDSGGSTGGSDDGGGSGGSGGSGSSGGSGGGNRNPIGGLLG from the coding sequence GTGAACCACGCCAGCTTCCGGGTGAAGCTCGGCCCGAGCCAGACCACGCTCACCGCGCACGCCATGACGGACACCGTCAGGATCCCCGCGATGAGCGGCGCCGGTGCGGCGACGCGCCGACGCGCACCCGTCGTATGGAGCGGGAGGTCCGCTCCGGGCGATCCCGGGGCGACCGGACTGCTCCAGGCCGTGCGCGGCTCCGGAGCGGTCACCCGCACCGGGGGGCGTCACGCAGGCGGGCGCCACGCGGGTCCGCACGCCGACGGGGCCTTCGGCGAGGGCTTCGGCGACGGCCTCGGTGAAGGCGGCTTCGCCGACGGCTTCGACGGCGGTGCGACGCGGGTCCTTCCGCGCATCGACGACACCGTGCCCACGCCCACCGCCCGGCACCGGGCCCCGCTGCTGCCGTCGATGCGGCAGGCGGAGGGCGCGTACGACGCGTACGAGCCGTACGGGCAGGAGGCCGACGAGGAGCCGGACTTCCGCCCCTCGTCCCAGTCCGCCGACACCGGCAACGGCGTACGGCACGCCTACTACCCCGGCCGCCGGATGAACCTCGGCGTCGTGCTCCTCCCGCTGCGCGTCTTCCTCGGCCTCATCTCCGTCTACGCCGGCATGGGCAAGCTCTGCGACCCCGTCTACTTCGACGGCGGCGAGCGCGGCTCCATGGTCAAGTGGCTCACCTCGCTTGACCCCTGGACGCTCGCCGAACCGCTGCGCGACTTCGCGCTCCAGCACCCGGTGGGCGCCGGGCTCACCGTCGCGTTCCTCCAGGTCGTCGTCGGCGTGCTGACCGTCCTCGGCCTCTGGCAGCGGGTCGCGGCCGTCGTCGGCGTGCTGCTCTCCGCCGTGCTGATCATGACCGTGAGCTGGCACACCCTGCCGGTCTACGACGCCCCCGACATCATCTACCTCGCGGCCTGGTCCCCCCTGGTCATCGCCGGCGCCCCGGTCTACTCGCTCGACGGGCGCCTCGCCGGCGAGGCATGGCGCACGCTCGGCCCGCGCTCCGAACTGTGGGAGCTGCGCCGCCGGGTGCTGCGGCGGGGCGGGATGCTCGCCGCGGTGGTCGTCGGCCTGACGCTGCTCACCGGCTCGATCCTCGGCGGAGCGGTGCGCTCCACGGAGCTGGTGACCGTGCCGGGGCCGAACGTCGACCCGACCAACCACCTTCCCGGCTCTCCGCTGCCGCAGGAGTCGGGCGAGCGCAGCCCGTCCCGCGAGGCGCGGCAGCAGTCGTCCGAGCCCTCACGGAGCGAGTCGAGCAGCCCCGCCGCCGAGCAGGCCGAACCGTCCGAGACGGTCCGCGAGACCGGCCGCGTCGGCGAGGCCGGCAGCCCCAGCCAGTCCCAGGGTGCGGGAGGCGGCCAGTCTCCGGAGCAGTCGCAGCCGGTCCCGCCGCCGTCCGGCAGCTCGGGTCCCTCCACGACGGGCGGAGCCGGCACCACGGGCGGTGGCGGCGACTCCGGAGGCAGCACCGGCGGATCGGACGACGGCGGCGGCTCCGGGGGCAGCGGCGGCTCCGGAAGCTCCGGCGGTTCCGGAGGGGGGAACCGCAATCCGATCGGCGGCCTCCTGGGCTGA